From Hirundo rustica isolate bHirRus1 chromosome 1, bHirRus1.pri.v3, whole genome shotgun sequence, a single genomic window includes:
- the CREM gene encoding cAMP-responsive element modulator isoform X9 gives MPAHSVSLIQRAATGDMPAYQIRTPTTTLPQGVVMAASPGTLHSPQQMAEEATRKRELRLLKNREAARECRRKKKEYVKCLENRVAVLENQNKTLIEELKALKDLYCHKAE, from the exons ATGCCGGCGCACTCTGTTTCATTAATCCAAAG AGCTGCCACTGGAGACATGCCAGCGTACCAGATTCGAACTCCCACTACTACCTTACCTCAGGGAGTGGTTATGGCAGCCTCACCAGGGACTTTGCATAGCCCTCAGCAAATGGCAGAAGAGGCAACGCGCAAGAGAGAGCTGAGACTTTTGAAAAATAG GGAAGCTGCCAGAGAATGTcgcagaaagaagaaagaatatgTCAAATGTCTTGAAAATCGTGTGGCTGTGcttgaaaaccaaaacaagactCTCATTGAGGAACTCAAGGCCCTCAAAGATCTTTATTGTCATAAAGCAGAATAA
- the CREM gene encoding cAMP-responsive element modulator isoform X10: MPAYQIRTPTTTLPQGVVMAASPGTLHSPQQMAEEATRKRELRLLKNREAARECRRKKKEYVKCLENRVAVLENQNKTLIEELKALKDLYCHKAE, encoded by the exons ATGCCAGCGTACCAGATTCGAACTCCCACTACTACCTTACCTCAGGGAGTGGTTATGGCAGCCTCACCAGGGACTTTGCATAGCCCTCAGCAAATGGCAGAAGAGGCAACGCGCAAGAGAGAGCTGAGACTTTTGAAAAATAG GGAAGCTGCCAGAGAATGTcgcagaaagaagaaagaatatgTCAAATGTCTTGAAAATCGTGTGGCTGTGcttgaaaaccaaaacaagactCTCATTGAGGAACTCAAGGCCCTCAAAGATCTTTATTGTCATAAAGCAGAATAA